In the Gemmatimonadota bacterium genome, one interval contains:
- the cadA gene encoding cadmium-translocating P-type ATPase, with translation MKPVASSRGATMLRASVLPAAALLGLLAGGLAFWMQGAPLATGIWFGALALTGAPVLIRTTIAVLRGHFATDVVAALAIGTALALREPLAGLVVVLMQTGGEALERYAEGRASAAVRALEDAAPRVAHRVAQGREDDIGVEAVAVGDSLVVRPGEVVPCDGEVVDGRSDVDTSRLTGEPLPRAVAPGASVMSGMLNGSGAFVMRATARSGESQYARIVELVRSAEASKSPLQRLADRYARWFTPVTLLVCAVAWLASGDVTRVLAVLVVATPCPLILATPVAIIGGINRAATRHIIVRSGAALERLSDAQIAVFDKTGTITEGRPRVHQVVALDGMTEGEVLRLAGALEQRAGHLLARSTVEAARAASTTLPTPHDVREAPGRGVAGEVEGHHVVIGARRFVLEQVGLDASAVTPLDQDVSVLRAFVAVDGALRGAIDYDDRVRPTARALLEVLPSLGVRRTLLLSGDNRQNVEAVARAVGIGEAIGDLLPGDKVDRVAELSRREGRVMMVGDGTNDAPALSRADVGIALAGHGGGITAEAADVVILVDDLSRVGEAIRIAQATLRIAKQSILVGLGLSSAGMVLAALGYLPPVAGAVAQEAIDVAVILNALRASRVAYSA, from the coding sequence ATGAAGCCGGTCGCGTCGTCGCGGGGGGCCACCATGCTGCGGGCGTCGGTGCTGCCGGCGGCCGCGCTGCTGGGGTTGCTGGCGGGGGGGCTGGCGTTCTGGATGCAAGGCGCCCCCCTCGCGACCGGCATCTGGTTCGGCGCGCTGGCACTGACCGGGGCACCCGTGCTCATCCGGACGACGATCGCCGTCCTGCGTGGCCACTTCGCGACCGACGTGGTCGCCGCCCTGGCCATCGGGACGGCGCTCGCCTTGCGCGAGCCGCTCGCCGGGCTCGTGGTGGTCCTCATGCAGACAGGGGGCGAGGCGCTGGAGCGCTACGCCGAGGGCCGCGCGTCGGCCGCCGTGCGTGCACTCGAGGATGCGGCCCCGCGCGTCGCACACCGGGTGGCGCAGGGGCGCGAGGACGATATCGGGGTCGAGGCCGTGGCGGTGGGCGACTCGCTGGTGGTGCGCCCGGGCGAAGTGGTCCCCTGTGACGGCGAGGTGGTGGACGGTCGGTCCGACGTGGATACCTCGCGCCTCACCGGCGAGCCGCTTCCGCGTGCGGTGGCGCCGGGGGCCTCGGTCATGAGTGGGATGCTGAACGGCAGCGGCGCGTTTGTCATGCGCGCCACGGCACGATCGGGGGAGAGCCAGTATGCCCGCATCGTGGAGCTCGTGCGCTCGGCCGAGGCCTCCAAGTCGCCCTTGCAGCGCCTGGCGGACCGGTACGCCAGATGGTTCACCCCGGTCACGTTGCTGGTCTGTGCCGTGGCGTGGCTGGCCAGCGGCGACGTGACGCGCGTGCTCGCCGTCCTGGTCGTCGCGACACCATGCCCGCTCATCCTGGCGACGCCGGTAGCCATCATCGGCGGGATCAACCGGGCGGCCACCCGCCACATCATCGTGCGCAGCGGCGCGGCACTCGAGCGCCTGTCGGATGCGCAGATCGCGGTCTTCGACAAGACCGGGACGATCACCGAGGGGCGCCCGCGCGTGCACCAGGTGGTCGCGCTGGATGGGATGACGGAGGGGGAGGTGTTGCGGCTGGCGGGAGCGCTCGAGCAGCGGGCCGGTCACCTGCTGGCGCGCTCCACCGTCGAGGCGGCGCGGGCAGCCTCGACGACGCTGCCGACACCACACGACGTGCGTGAGGCACCGGGGCGCGGCGTCGCGGGTGAGGTGGAGGGGCATCACGTCGTCATCGGTGCCCGCCGCTTCGTCCTCGAACAGGTGGGGCTGGACGCCTCGGCCGTCACCCCGCTCGACCAGGATGTGTCGGTGCTGCGCGCCTTCGTGGCGGTCGATGGGGCATTACGCGGGGCGATCGACTACGACGACCGGGTACGTCCCACCGCGCGGGCCCTGCTCGAGGTGCTCCCGTCGTTAGGTGTGCGGCGGACGCTCCTCCTCTCGGGCGACAATCGGCAGAACGTGGAGGCGGTCGCGCGCGCCGTCGGGATCGGCGAGGCCATCGGCGACCTCCTGCCGGGGGACAAGGTCGACCGGGTCGCCGAGCTCTCGCGTCGCGAGGGTCGCGTGATGATGGTGGGCGACGGGACCAACGACGCGCCGGCGCTGAGCCGCGCCGACGTTGGGATCGCGCTCGCTGGGCACGGCGGCGGGATCACCGCCGAGGCCGCGGACGTGGTCATCCTCGTGGACGACCTCTCGCGCGTGGGCGAGGCGATCCGCATCGCGCAGGCGACGTTGCGCATCGCGAAGCAGAGCATCCTCGTCGGGCTCGGGCTCAGCTCGGCCGGGATGGTCCTGGCGGCGCTCGGGTACCTCCCGCCGGTGGCGGGCGCGGTGGCGCAGGAGGCGATTGACGTGGCCGTGATCCTGAATGCGCTGCGAGCCAGCCGGGTCGCCTATTCGGCGTGA
- the ccmE gene encoding cytochrome c maturation protein CcmE, whose protein sequence is MSGNIEGRKRAALLVAAVIVIGGTFGYLMYGGLDKNVVYFLTPQELLAKGTKVVDVPVRLGGMVAPGSVKWDAEKLDLRFQVMDGVKTVEVHSKGAPPQMFRDNMGVVCEGRFKNGVFESTNLMIKHSEEYRAPKAGQTPQEMYKEMFKTLREDAKS, encoded by the coding sequence ATGAGCGGAAACATCGAGGGACGCAAGCGAGCCGCCCTGCTGGTCGCGGCGGTGATCGTCATTGGAGGGACCTTCGGGTACCTGATGTATGGTGGGCTCGACAAGAACGTCGTCTACTTCCTCACGCCGCAGGAATTGCTGGCCAAGGGGACCAAGGTGGTCGACGTTCCGGTCCGGTTAGGCGGCATGGTCGCCCCCGGTTCGGTGAAGTGGGACGCGGAGAAGCTCGACCTGCGCTTCCAGGTGATGGACGGCGTGAAGACGGTCGAAGTCCACTCGAAGGGCGCCCCGCCGCAGATGTTCCGCGACAACATGGGGGTGGTCTGCGAGGGGCGCTTCAAGAACGGCGTCTTCGAGTCGACGAACTTGATGATCAAGCACTCCGAGGAGTATCGCGCCCCCAAGGCGGGGCAGACGCCGCAGGAGATGTACAAGGAGATGTTCAAGACCCTGCGTGAGGACGCGAAGTCATGA
- the corA gene encoding magnesium/cobalt transporter CorA, producing MSGAVNSAANSAVNGAMNGGAAADSRLPRCFHAVGEGSVHRELNVREIANAVREAQGTLWVDIDSNSRQQLALLEKVFNFHPLSIEDVLNPMSRPKVEQYDGYLFVTLRVVRFQEETTDPYDMETANLYFFLGPSFLVTVHSGPSPNIDRVAEVALRTPDLISRGPARLAHHIMDAAVDAFFPILDRVDEFLDSLEERVFGSFDEESLRDIFSVKRMILSLRRYLAPQREIFNVLSNRPSPLLPADVQLYYRDIYDHMLRINDSLETYRDLLSSTMESYLSQVSNRLNVVTKGLSVIATLSIPFVVVSGMWGMNFSRIPFSQHPYGFELIVVAQLVLGGGLIWLFRNRKWL from the coding sequence GTGAGTGGCGCGGTAAACAGCGCGGCGAACAGCGCGGTGAATGGCGCGATGAACGGCGGCGCGGCGGCCGACTCGCGACTCCCGCGCTGCTTTCACGCGGTGGGCGAAGGATCGGTGCATCGCGAACTCAACGTGCGCGAGATCGCCAACGCCGTCCGCGAGGCCCAGGGGACGCTGTGGGTCGATATCGACTCGAACAGCCGACAGCAGCTCGCCCTGCTGGAAAAGGTCTTCAACTTCCATCCGCTCTCCATCGAGGACGTGCTCAACCCGATGAGTCGTCCCAAGGTCGAACAGTACGACGGCTACCTCTTCGTCACGCTGCGTGTTGTGCGATTCCAGGAGGAAACGACCGATCCGTACGACATGGAGACGGCCAACCTGTACTTCTTCCTCGGCCCGTCGTTCCTCGTGACGGTGCACTCCGGTCCGTCGCCGAACATCGACCGGGTCGCGGAAGTCGCGCTTCGTACGCCCGACCTCATCTCGCGTGGTCCCGCCCGTCTCGCGCACCACATCATGGACGCCGCGGTCGACGCGTTCTTCCCGATCCTCGATCGCGTGGACGAATTCCTGGACTCGCTCGAGGAGCGCGTCTTCGGCTCGTTCGACGAGGAGTCGCTGCGCGACATCTTTTCCGTGAAGCGGATGATCCTGTCGCTCAGGCGCTATCTCGCGCCGCAGCGCGAGATCTTCAACGTGCTCTCCAACCGCCCGTCGCCGCTCCTCCCCGCCGACGTGCAGCTGTACTATCGCGACATCTATGACCACATGCTGCGCATCAACGACTCGCTCGAAACGTATCGCGACCTGTTGAGCAGCACGATGGAAAGCTACCTGAGCCAGGTCTCGAATCGGTTGAACGTCGTGACCAAGGGGCTCTCGGTCATTGCGACGCTCAGCATTCCGTTCGTGGTGGTGAGCGGCATGTGGGGGATGAACTTCTCCCGTATTCCGTTCTCTCAGCACCCGTACGGCTTCGAGCTCATCGTGGTGGCACAGCTGGTGTTAGGCGGTGGGCTGATCTGGCTGTTCCGGAACCGGAAGTGGTTATAG
- a CDS encoding redoxin domain-containing protein, with product MNWKRAASAAAVAVPIIALLGYGMTRDPKEIPSPLPGREAPTFSLAVFAEGQGGQLRPVGDTVRLADHSGEVVVLNFWASWCLACRDEHSTLSSVAEAYAGKGVKFYGVLYNDVPANGTRWISEMGGQSYPSLNDPRTRTAIDYGLYGVPETFFIARDGRVAYKHVGPVTAQVLAYKLDSLLAQPAPGGAPRRAPGDSATSVTVPTSGS from the coding sequence ATGAACTGGAAGCGCGCTGCATCGGCGGCCGCGGTCGCCGTCCCGATCATCGCTCTCCTCGGGTACGGCATGACCCGAGATCCCAAGGAGATTCCGTCGCCCCTGCCAGGCCGGGAGGCGCCGACGTTCTCCCTGGCAGTCTTTGCGGAAGGGCAGGGAGGCCAGCTACGTCCGGTCGGGGACACGGTGCGCCTCGCCGATCATTCGGGTGAGGTGGTGGTCCTGAACTTCTGGGCCTCCTGGTGCCTGGCCTGTCGTGACGAGCACTCGACGCTCTCCAGCGTGGCCGAGGCCTACGCCGGGAAGGGGGTCAAGTTCTACGGGGTTCTCTACAACGATGTCCCGGCCAACGGGACGCGCTGGATCTCCGAGATGGGGGGGCAGAGCTACCCGTCGCTCAACGACCCGCGCACCCGCACGGCGATCGACTACGGGTTGTATGGAGTCCCGGAGACGTTCTTCATTGCCCGTGATGGCCGCGTGGCGTACAAGCACGTGGGACCGGTGACGGCCCAGGTGCTGGCGTACAAACTCGACTCGCTCCTGGCGCAGCCGGCCCCCGGTGGAGCGCCGCGACGTGCTCCGGGAGATTCGGCCACGTCGGTCACCGTTCCCACGTCTGGATCCTGA
- the ccmA gene encoding heme ABC exporter ATP-binding protein CcmA, with the protein MAAATVEGVTRRFGRRWALRGVSLSVSSGEVVGIEGHNGSGKSTLLRILSTAIKPTGGVARVFGADVTREATRVRGHIAFLTHYPGLYDDLTAEENLRFACRMLGEDYSRIPACLERVGLLREAKETVRTFSAGMQRRLSLARLLLQRPQLLLLDEPYNNFDPAGIALVNDVVRETQASGGSAMIVLHDRHSAGDMLDRLVCFRQGMIDSDFSLRDSATGARPHAETLAPAVAEGVS; encoded by the coding sequence GTGGCGGCGGCCACGGTCGAAGGGGTCACCCGGCGGTTTGGGCGTCGGTGGGCGCTTCGCGGTGTCTCTCTGTCGGTGTCGTCCGGAGAAGTTGTGGGGATCGAGGGGCACAACGGAAGCGGAAAGAGCACGCTTTTACGCATCCTGTCCACGGCCATCAAGCCGACGGGGGGCGTTGCCCGGGTCTTCGGAGCCGATGTCACGCGTGAGGCGACCCGCGTGCGCGGCCACATCGCCTTTCTCACGCACTATCCTGGCCTGTACGACGACCTCACGGCGGAAGAGAACCTTCGCTTCGCCTGCCGCATGCTCGGCGAGGACTATTCGCGCATCCCGGCCTGCCTCGAGCGCGTCGGGCTCCTGCGCGAGGCGAAGGAGACCGTCCGCACCTTTTCGGCCGGGATGCAGCGGCGCCTCTCGCTCGCGCGCCTCCTCCTGCAGCGTCCGCAGCTCCTCCTGCTCGACGAGCCGTACAACAACTTCGACCCCGCCGGAATCGCGCTGGTGAACGACGTCGTGCGTGAGACGCAGGCCTCGGGCGGATCGGCCATGATCGTCTTGCACGATCGTCACAGCGCCGGCGACATGCTCGACCGTCTCGTCTGCTTCCGGCAGGGGATGATCGACAGCGACTTCTCGCTTCGGGACTCGGCGACGGGCGCACGCCCCCACGCGGAGACGCTCGCCCCTGCCGTCGCGGAGGGGGTGTCGTGA
- a CDS encoding CBS domain-containing protein, with protein sequence MLRVRDIMTPSVVTFASDQTLRDAVEVLVSCRIGGAPVLDGDKVVGVLSATDIIEFESITPPPDAEREQDVEEEEEEDDGIEEWQEGDSLSSRYFTDWWPSEGPDVAERFASSKSQQWDLLSDHSVGEAMSRTVCTVDAAMEVSNAAQRMLAASAQRALVTDEGTLVGILTTTDILRAVAERRLTVRQYVFDK encoded by the coding sequence ATGCTCAGGGTCCGCGACATCATGACGCCCAGCGTCGTCACATTCGCCTCTGACCAGACGCTGCGCGACGCAGTGGAAGTGCTCGTCTCCTGCCGCATCGGCGGTGCACCGGTCCTCGATGGCGACAAGGTGGTGGGAGTGCTCTCGGCCACCGACATCATCGAGTTCGAATCGATCACGCCGCCGCCTGACGCCGAGCGGGAGCAGGACGTCGAGGAAGAGGAAGAAGAGGACGACGGCATCGAGGAGTGGCAGGAAGGCGACTCGCTCTCGTCGCGCTACTTCACCGACTGGTGGCCGAGTGAAGGCCCCGACGTGGCCGAGCGCTTCGCCTCGTCGAAGAGCCAGCAGTGGGACCTGCTCTCCGATCACTCGGTTGGTGAGGCGATGTCCCGCACGGTGTGCACCGTCGATGCCGCCATGGAGGTCTCCAACGCGGCGCAGCGCATGCTCGCGGCCAGTGCGCAGCGTGCCCTCGTCACCGACGAAGGAACGCTGGTCGGGATCCTGACGACGACCGACATCCTGCGCGCGGTGGCCGAGCGTCGCCTCACGGTTCGCCAGTATGTCTTCGACAAGTAG
- a CDS encoding heme lyase CcmF/NrfE family subunit, with product MTRLIGHSALLVALFVAALGVVLAPIGVKRARQDLVRAMYSATYAMFALVTAATFAMIYALVTHDFSVGYVAQVGSRATPLFYTIISLWGALEGSILFWAWVLTLLSALVVFWNRDREGALIPYTTMTMLSVSVFFLILLAGPADPFTLISPTPPDGPGPNPLLQNHILMGVHPPLLYLGYVGLTVPFAFAVGAMAAGEVATDDWIRLSRRWTLGAWAFLTAAIIAGMWWSYEVLGWGGYWAWDPVENASFMPWLTATAFLHSVMVQERRGMLKLWNLNLIVATFALTILGTFLTRSGVLSSVHAFGEGPIGMYFLVAIALTLLVSFALVAGNSEALASEGRLDGVAARETVFLLNNLMLTAFTFTVLVGTLFPIIAEAARGVKVSVGEPFFNKMTLPICASLLFLMGVGPALPWRRASKDVMRRQLVPPLIGAAIAAFAAIAIGARQVYAVLAFAFAAFALVANLREYWTGIKARMQLRNEDAMTALGRLVGANRRRYGGYVAHIGVIAVAVAITASSTFRKEYEATVKKGQVMDAGAFQMRLVEVYAREEPQRSRIAANVAVLKDGKEIGRLDPAMNFYPTSQQPIPTPAVRSRPWGDIYLNLMAFKQDGSDATLKVIVEPMVPWIWFGGAIICLGAIISMFPARRRSAAWVGAPVPADGRGVAPVPSAAGIMASNSLEGAD from the coding sequence ATGACGCGTCTCATCGGGCATAGCGCGCTGCTGGTCGCCCTCTTCGTGGCGGCCCTCGGCGTCGTGCTCGCCCCGATCGGAGTGAAGCGCGCACGACAGGACCTGGTGCGCGCGATGTATTCGGCGACCTACGCCATGTTCGCCCTCGTCACGGCGGCGACCTTCGCGATGATCTACGCCCTCGTCACCCATGACTTCAGCGTGGGATACGTCGCGCAGGTGGGGAGCCGAGCGACTCCGCTGTTCTACACGATCATCTCGTTGTGGGGGGCGCTCGAGGGGTCGATCCTCTTCTGGGCCTGGGTGCTCACCCTGTTGTCGGCGCTCGTCGTCTTCTGGAATCGTGATCGCGAAGGGGCGCTGATTCCGTACACGACGATGACCATGCTCTCGGTCAGCGTCTTCTTCCTGATTCTGCTCGCGGGGCCGGCCGATCCGTTCACGCTGATCTCGCCGACGCCGCCGGATGGTCCGGGCCCCAACCCGCTGCTGCAGAACCACATCCTGATGGGGGTGCACCCGCCGCTGCTGTACCTCGGCTACGTCGGGCTCACCGTGCCGTTCGCCTTTGCCGTCGGCGCGATGGCGGCGGGCGAGGTGGCCACCGATGACTGGATCCGCCTGTCGCGGCGCTGGACGTTAGGCGCGTGGGCCTTCCTCACGGCGGCGATCATCGCCGGGATGTGGTGGTCGTACGAAGTGCTGGGCTGGGGTGGGTACTGGGCGTGGGACCCGGTCGAGAACGCGTCGTTCATGCCGTGGCTCACCGCGACGGCCTTCCTGCATTCAGTGATGGTGCAGGAGCGTCGCGGGATGCTCAAGCTGTGGAACCTCAACCTGATCGTCGCGACGTTCGCGCTCACGATCCTCGGGACCTTCCTCACGCGTTCCGGCGTGCTCTCGTCGGTGCACGCCTTTGGTGAAGGGCCGATCGGGATGTACTTCCTGGTCGCGATCGCGCTCACACTGCTGGTGTCGTTCGCGCTGGTCGCCGGTAACTCCGAGGCGCTCGCCAGTGAAGGGCGCCTGGATGGTGTGGCGGCGCGCGAAACGGTGTTCCTGCTGAACAACCTGATGCTCACCGCCTTCACCTTCACGGTGCTGGTGGGGACGCTCTTCCCGATCATCGCCGAGGCGGCGCGCGGGGTGAAGGTCAGCGTGGGAGAGCCGTTCTTCAACAAGATGACGCTCCCCATCTGCGCCTCGCTCCTCTTCCTGATGGGAGTGGGACCGGCGCTGCCGTGGCGCCGCGCGTCGAAGGACGTGATGCGTCGGCAGCTGGTGCCGCCGCTCATCGGCGCGGCCATCGCAGCGTTCGCCGCGATTGCGATCGGTGCGCGCCAAGTCTATGCGGTACTCGCGTTTGCCTTCGCGGCGTTCGCGTTGGTTGCGAACCTGCGGGAGTACTGGACGGGCATCAAGGCGCGCATGCAACTGCGCAACGAAGATGCGATGACCGCGTTAGGCAGGTTGGTCGGGGCCAATCGCCGGCGCTACGGCGGCTACGTGGCGCACATCGGCGTCATTGCCGTCGCCGTCGCGATCACGGCGTCGTCGACCTTCCGCAAGGAATACGAAGCGACGGTCAAGAAGGGGCAGGTGATGGACGCGGGCGCCTTCCAGATGCGGCTCGTCGAGGTGTATGCGCGCGAGGAACCGCAGCGTTCGCGCATCGCGGCCAACGTCGCCGTGCTCAAGGATGGCAAGGAGATCGGCCGGCTCGATCCGGCGATGAACTTCTATCCCACCTCGCAGCAGCCCATTCCGACGCCAGCGGTGCGCAGTCGTCCCTGGGGTGACATCTACCTCAACCTGATGGCCTTCAAGCAGGACGGCTCGGATGCGACGCTCAAGGTGATCGTCGAGCCGATGGTTCCGTGGATCTGGTTTGGCGGGGCCATCATCTGCCTGGGTGCGATCATCTCGATGTTCCCCGCGCGGCGCCGGTCGGCCGCGTGGGTCGGCGCTCCGGTGCCGGCGGACGGTCGTGGAGTAGCCCCCGTCCCCAGCGCGGCGGGGATCATGGCGAGCAATTCGTTGGAGGGAGCGGACTGA
- a CDS encoding cytochrome c-type biogenesis protein CcmH — protein sequence MRSHWSKAAPLRAGRCHLTSLLALAALLVAAPIADPIAAQDSAGAAAQAGAAVQERSAPVSNDPVLEEKTRMVASELRCPVCQGNSIQDSPSELAQEMKGVVRDQLASGKSPDEVKQYFIAKYGEWILLEPKASGFNLVVYLLPLVVVAVGGLVIWRAVKKWTAPVEPADGSA from the coding sequence ATGCGATCGCACTGGTCGAAGGCCGCGCCGCTGCGCGCGGGACGATGCCATCTGACGTCGCTGCTCGCCCTCGCGGCGCTGCTGGTGGCCGCCCCCATCGCCGACCCGATTGCCGCCCAGGATTCCGCCGGCGCGGCGGCACAGGCGGGAGCCGCCGTGCAGGAGCGGAGCGCTCCTGTCTCCAACGATCCGGTGCTGGAAGAGAAGACCCGAATGGTGGCCTCGGAGCTTCGTTGCCCAGTCTGCCAGGGGAACAGTATTCAGGACTCGCCCTCCGAACTCGCGCAGGAGATGAAGGGGGTCGTGCGCGACCAGTTGGCCTCCGGAAAGTCGCCGGACGAAGTAAAGCAGTATTTCATCGCCAAGTATGGCGAGTGGATCCTGCTCGAGCCCAAGGCGAGCGGATTCAACCTGGTGGTGTATCTGCTGCCGCTGGTGGTGGTGGCGGTGGGAGGGTTGGTGATCTGGCGCGCGGTCAAGAAATGGACGGCGCCGGTCGAGCCAGCGGATGGGAGTGCCTAG
- a CDS encoding heme exporter protein CcmB — MTWKDEWRRVWAIVWKDLTTERRSKAGLNAVAFMGILVLLLFGFALGPDTEALRNAAAGALWLAILFAGVLAFNRSYQLELDGGALESLLLYPGARWAIYAGKLIANLVFVLIVEAVVVPVAMVLYQVSLPPGWPALIGVTVLGTIGFVTLGTFYSAMSSRSRAREVLLPLLLFPMLIPVLLAAVESSASLLGGDPMSEAGAWVRLLGAFDIIFLVASLLAFEYVIEV, encoded by the coding sequence GTGACCTGGAAGGATGAATGGCGGCGGGTGTGGGCCATCGTGTGGAAGGACCTGACCACCGAGCGCCGTTCCAAGGCCGGGCTCAACGCGGTCGCCTTCATGGGGATTCTGGTCCTGCTCCTGTTCGGCTTTGCTCTGGGCCCGGACACCGAGGCGCTGCGCAACGCCGCCGCCGGCGCCCTCTGGCTGGCGATCCTCTTTGCGGGAGTGCTCGCGTTCAACCGCTCGTACCAGCTCGAGCTCGACGGGGGGGCGCTCGAATCGCTCCTGCTTTATCCCGGCGCGCGTTGGGCGATCTATGCGGGGAAGCTGATCGCCAACCTCGTCTTCGTCCTCATCGTCGAGGCCGTCGTGGTCCCCGTCGCCATGGTCCTGTATCAGGTCTCGCTCCCGCCGGGATGGCCTGCCCTCATCGGCGTGACCGTTCTCGGGACGATCGGCTTCGTGACGCTCGGGACGTTCTACTCGGCGATGTCCAGCCGTAGCCGCGCCCGCGAGGTGCTGCTCCCGCTGCTCCTCTTCCCGATGCTGATTCCGGTCCTGCTGGCGGCGGTGGAGTCGTCCGCGTCGCTGTTGGGGGGCGACCCGATGAGCGAGGCGGGGGCGTGGGTGCGTTTGTTGGGCGCATTTGATATCATCTTTCTCGTTGCTTCGCTCCTGGCCTTCGAATACGTGATCGAGGTGTAA
- a CDS encoding CcmD family protein translates to MPDNRPFIIAAYAITWIALLGYAVRLYRARAEAERRLQRATEDLTGGPT, encoded by the coding sequence ATGCCTGACAATCGGCCGTTCATCATCGCGGCGTACGCGATCACGTGGATTGCCCTGCTTGGCTACGCTGTGCGCCTGTATCGCGCGCGCGCCGAGGCCGAGCGTCGCCTGCAGCGGGCGACTGAGGATCTCACTGGAGGACCGACATGA
- the ccsA gene encoding cytochrome c biogenesis protein CcsA translates to MLMGIGAFVLLAAMQAWAISISVADRDMGHLQKIMYVHVPAAWNMMIAYFVVAIASLKYLWKGQENDDLLAASAAEAGALMTGLLLLLGMIWAKPTWGIWWTWDARLTSSAVLFFIYVGYLILRAFVDDPDRRAQWSAAVGLLGALNVPIVYMSVRWWRTLHQPQSSPRTLDPNYTMGLRVNAIAVMLILIWFIKHRYDTAKMERSADQLHERLALSGRGGINA, encoded by the coding sequence ATGCTGATGGGGATCGGCGCGTTCGTCCTGCTCGCGGCGATGCAGGCCTGGGCGATTTCGATCAGCGTGGCCGATCGCGACATGGGACATCTGCAAAAGATTATGTATGTCCACGTCCCGGCGGCGTGGAACATGATGATTGCCTATTTCGTCGTCGCGATCGCCTCGCTCAAGTATCTCTGGAAGGGGCAGGAGAACGACGATCTCCTGGCGGCGTCGGCCGCGGAAGCGGGGGCGCTGATGACGGGGCTGCTCCTGCTGCTCGGGATGATCTGGGCCAAACCCACCTGGGGTATCTGGTGGACGTGGGATGCGCGCCTGACCTCCTCGGCGGTGCTCTTCTTCATCTACGTTGGCTACCTGATCCTGCGGGCCTTCGTCGATGATCCCGATCGTCGCGCGCAGTGGAGCGCAGCGGTCGGACTGCTCGGGGCACTCAACGTCCCGATCGTGTACATGTCGGTGCGCTGGTGGCGGACACTGCACCAGCCACAGTCGAGCCCGCGAACGCTCGACCCCAACTACACGATGGGGCTTCGGGTGAATGCCATCGCTGTGATGCTCATTCTCATCTGGTTCATCAAGCATCGTTACGATACGGCCAAGATGGAACGGTCGGCCGATCAACTGCACGAGCGGCTCGCGCTGAGCGGCCGCGGAGGGATCAATGCCTGA